From Peromyscus maniculatus bairdii isolate BWxNUB_F1_BW_parent chromosome 8, HU_Pman_BW_mat_3.1, whole genome shotgun sequence, a single genomic window includes:
- the LOC143274554 gene encoding uncharacterized protein LOC143274554 — MRGSQRRLSRVRPRLRRLGRRRQRQRPEPRGHHRPRRQRRSRAERQHQRPAAAMAWSPRSGSAPRALRRPPARALCACARACHRPAPVRPRSLTIAHGGICSHRLRRKKMTSKLKNFTMTSLDV, encoded by the exons ATGCGCGGCTCACAGCGGCGGCTCTCCCGCGTCCGGCCTCGGCTGCGGCGTCTCGggaggcggcggcagcggcagcggcccGAGCCGCGAGGTCACCATCGTCCTCGGCGACAAAGGCGCTCCCGGGCCGAGCGCCAGCACCAGCGCCCGGCGGCCGCCATGGCCTGGTCCCCGCGCTCCGGCTCCGCCCCCCGCGCTCTGCGGCGACCGCCGGCTCGCGCGCTCTGCGCCTGCGCGCGAGCTTGCCATCGCCCGGCCCCCGTGCGCCCACGCTCACTCACTATCGCTCACGGCGGGATCTGCTCGCACCGCCTCCG gagaaagaaaatgacttcAAAGCTTAAGAACTTCACCATGACTTCGCTGGACGTGTAA